GGAGGGCACCTTCCTGTACTATTTGTCTTGGACCAATCCAGTGATTTATCTGGTGTTCTGTGCTTTTGTGTCGTACTTTCCGTGATGAAGTGGTAGGATGCTGTTGATGTAAAATGCGGGAGCTGGACTGGGCCTCCACGCCTTTATGACAACTGTGAAATTGATGCACATGAATTTATACTTATTTCAGGTTATCCAGAATCAAGTTCCGTGAGGAAGCCAAGAGACTGCTCTTCAAGTATGCTGAGGCTGCAAAACGGCTTATTGAATCCAGGTAGGAGTTTTACAGTTCTGTcgcttttaaaaagcagaaaaagtttACAGGAATTTTTAGAAGGGGCTGCTATATCTCCCCTTGTTCAGCACTGGTCATCCTCTTCCTGAGTTAATAAAAGGTTAGGAACATACTGAAGGAAAACAGTAATGCTGGAGGCATCCTTTGGTAATAATTTTACAGTAAGAGCAAACATTGGGAAACTGAATGTGTAGGCAGACAAGTGAGAATCTGTGAAATACTGGATATGGAGTGCCTTCTTATGTTGTTTGTCCCTGACATTACAAGGGTGGTTGGGCAGTCAGTGCTGTTAAAGGGCAACCAATTTAAAGTGGAATTTTATTATACCATGTATCATTTTTCTCAAGAGTTCTGCCACAGGACTGAATTGAGGAAGATAGCCTTGTTTAAACAATACAAAGCTTTTTAACAAGGTAGCTTTCTCAGTCACAAATTCCTAACAGTGGCTGCTTTTGAAAAGGAGAGGCAAGAGCAAAATGGACCATTTCCCTGTTAGATAAATCCTTTATCCGCCTCTCCTGTTGCAGAAAGGACAGCAGCCAGCTACACTGTGTTTCGGAGAGAACATGGCAGTCCCTAGTCACACAAATGTCTGGGAACACTTTCCACAGGAGGCCTGGATGGGAGTGACAGGGTAGGGCCTTGAGGAAGTGTTGGCAGCTGTTTTCCCCCACTAATAGAAAAGTGTTGTGGTGGGATAGAATATATTGCCACACAGCTGTGGGTAACATTTTGCTTCTCCATTGCGTGCAGGAGTGCATCACCAGACAGCAGAAAAGTGGTGAAGTGGAATGTAGAGGATACCTTCAGCTGGCTGCGACGGGACCACTCCGCCTCTAAGGAGGACTACATGGTCTGTAGCCTTGTTTTTGTGCAGCTGAGTGCAGTGAGCCTAGGAAAGGATGGGGGGCATTTATGGCCAGAAAAAGGTCCTTCTTGAGAAGGCTGTGATTGCTCTTCTTTGCTCTGTGAAAGGGAAGTGAAGGCTCTGCATACCTCAAGGGAATCTGGTTGTGGGTTGTGTAAGGGATTTTCTGATTCTGCAGGACCGCCTGGAGCACTTGCGCAAACAGTGTGGGCCCCATGTGTCTGCTGCAGCAAAGGACTCTGTTGAAGGCATCTGCAGTAAGATTTACTACATATCCCTCGAGTACGTCAAGCGGATCCGGGAGAAGCATCTTGTCATCCTCAAAGAGAACAATATATCTGGTACGCAGTAAACTCTGAAGAGTCATAGGAGTACAGCATGTGACACCACTGTAAAGGCAATGCACTCTGGCCTGCCCCCATTCAAATAGAGTTATCTGTTGGGAAGGCTGCTCTGAACCCACAAGGTTGCATTTAATTGAGTCAGAAATATTCAGTCTAGCACAGTTCTTAGCTGGCAGACTCACACAGTGCATTTGCAGTGGGAAGGTCATTTTCCATCAGGTACCATTATCAGCTGTAATATCAAATGTCTTAAATGTGTACTTTGTCAGGATTAAGTAGCTTCCTAGGGGCCGAACATACTGAACAGGGCATTAGTTCATTTCCCTGCACTACACTGTCTTGCTCTGTTTCTGTAGGAATTCCTGGGGACAGCACCACTTCCTTTCCTAATGCCAAGCACTCTGTCCTCCCTATACTCTGCTCTGCCACATTTCTTGGTCTCTGAGCACCTTCTGCACTCCTGTGCATCCCAGTGGATCACTAAGcactctttttcctctccttgcagAGGATTCATGTTCCTTGAACTCTTCTCTGTGTTCATTCTTCCCAGTTTATATCCTTCTGCCATACTTCTGCCTCCACCATTCTTTCCCTCTTGGATCCTTGCTTTTGTCAGACAGCTCCCTCCAGATCCCTGTGTCTGCCTTTTGCTGCTCGCTTTTGCTGCCTGTCTTCCCACCCAACTGTGTCCAAGATTCCTTCCTGCCGATCTTTCCTGTGAGCTCTCTTGTTTCTGCTGAAGTTGAGCCTAAGCTGCCCTCCGAGATGGGTAACCACAAGGTGGCAGAAagattccttttcctcctgcactTCACAGCCTGCGAATGTTTATTGTTCTTTGAATTTGGGGCAAACTGAAATAACAACTACCACGAAAGCTATTTACCCATCCGGAACATGGCTCAAGATGCTGAAGGGGTGTCATTTAAAGGCCTGCTGTATTACAGATAGAGAAATACTGTGAAATGAATCCCTTCTGCACTCTGGTAGCGGATCGTGGAATTAATTTGGGTGATTGGCTCTGAACCGAGGTAGCTGCTGTATGAGGAGACCACCACTGTGTTTTTGCAGGCACTGAGCTGCTTTTCAGCCTTAGCCCTATCACTGCATGTTTTGAGATGGAAGGGGGATCTTGCTTGTATTGTAAtgggctgctttctttttttattttccgtAGCTGAGATAGAAGCTCCTGAAGTCCAGGACAGGCTTGTATATTGTTACCCAGTGAGACTGGCCATTCCCTCTCCACCACTCCCCAGTGTGGAAATGCACATGGAAAATAATGTGGCATGTGTGCGGTACAAGGGGGAAATGGTGAAAGTGAGCCGGAACTACTTCAGCAAGCTGGTAAGGGCTGACTGCCAGTCCTGCATGACTGCACTGACACAAATGGCTCTTTGATAAggggttttgtttctctttttcctttgagaGAAGGGACTGTGGAGTGGGATGGAGTGCTGACCTGGGGGAGGCTGTTAGATACTGCCCTAATAGCAGTGGAAATCAGGACAGCTACTTCCACCTTagtcaggggcaggcttctgCCGGGAATACTTGAGGTGTCCTGTGTATGCTTTGGTACATACTGTGCTGTAAGAATGGTCATATCCGCAGCAAggcaggccttgctgagggcCATGCTGAGGTGTTACATCCATTCATTCTGCTAAATAGCTTGCAGTTTGCCCACACAGTAAAAGCAGATGTGCTAGAAACCTTCATGCAGAGCTCCACCTTCTCCTTTTGTTCATTAGCGTCTCTCCCAATGTCATAATGTGTTTGCATACTGACTGTGCAATAACTGTCTTGTCTTTGTTGATTCTCATTGTTTTTAACGGCTGGGCTTTCTCTTCCAGTGGCTTCTCTATCGGTACAGTTGCATTGATGACTCTGGCTTTGAAAAGTTTCTGCCCAGGGTTTGGTGCCTTCTCCGTCGATATCAGGTACTGGTCTCATCATGGTTGTTACGTATCGGGAAGCTCTAGTAATACTGGGGAACGGAACCTACTGTCAGTGCTCTGAGACACCCAGGATTCTGGGAGCCTGGTGCAAAATAGGCCTTAAACAAGGTCCATTGTCTGCTCCTGGTGTTTTGAGATGGGATTCCAGTCCGGGGATCAATTGCAATCTTGACAGAAGACCTCACTGGGGATAAAGATAAACTTTTATGAAAGAAACCTTCCATAGTTTGGATTTGTGGTGTTCTGAGGCTGAACCGAAGGTTCATGGGGAGGTATATGTGAAAGTTGGCAGTTGGTTTGTGGGGCCTGGTTTGGATGAAGTATCTAAAGAGCGTTCTTGGGTACACGCAGGGGACCTACGTGAATTTCAGAAAGGAAGAGGGGGCCCTGCGTACCTAGAGGAGTGGGTGCATGGACGTGTGGCCCTGGGTCCGTTTTCAGTGAAGGGAGCAGCAGAAACACAGCCGAGTGCAGGCATCGCTCACCGGGGTTTGCTCTCCCCAGATGATGTTCGGTGTTGGTCTGTATGAAGGAACTGGCCTGCAGGGGGCACTTCCCGTGCATGTCTTCGAGGCCCTCCACAAGCTCTTTGGAGTGAGTTTTGAATGCTTTGCCTCGCCCCTGAATTGCTATTTTAAACAGTACTGTTCGGCCTTCTTGGATACAGACGGGTATTTTGGATCCAGGGGGTGAGTCTTACGTTACGGTGCCCTTGCCATGTATCTGTGTGGGTGCGTGTGCGTGCGATGTAAATGGCTCAGGACAGGCTGACGTGCCTGTGAGTGCAGAGGTGGTAGCTGGTTGTGTGATGTCCACTCAAAAGGATGCGTACTTTAAGCCTGCTTGAAGGCAATGAGTGGACCCAGATCGTCTATGAAACAATCAGGAGTGTGCCATTAGTCTACTTAGAGGCGGTCTGATCTTTGATGTGATGCAATTTATAGGTCTGTCAGTGTTTGTCCTTGTTCTGAAGAAAGGGAGAGCTGGGCCCTCAAGCAGTCAGCTCGAGTCAGCAGTCAACCTTCAGTGACTACAGATGGAGTATGTCCCTGGTGACCAATTGTGCTGTTAGGAAATGGCAGGCCCTGTACTGCTGGGAACTCAGGCTTTCTAGGAGTACGACTGTCTTTTCTGAGGATGTGGATGCTTTTTAAGATGTTACTGTTAGAATCCTAGCTTCTCTGATTGGAATCTTGGCCTTTTTCTTTCAGCCCGTGCCTGGATTTCTTCCCTATAAGTGGCTCTTTTGAGGCAAATCCTCCATTCTGTGAGGAGCTGATGGATGCCATGGTATCTCATTTTGAGGTATGTTCACTCACCTGTGGTGGTGTTCTGAACGGAGCTGTGCAGTCAGTCCCCTTCTCTCCACTGCTTCTGCGTCCTTGCAGTAGGGTTGTAATTCAGTAGGCAAAAGACTGTGATTGCTGCTGTACTGTTCTGGAAGCAGAAATGTGTCGGTTTTCATAGAACTCCTTAGGCATGTCACTGCTCAGCCCAGGCTAAGATGGTTCATCTTCTTGTTGGCTTAGAAACTGCTGGAGAGTTCCAGTGAGCCCCTCTCCTTTATTGTCTTCATCCCTGAGTGGAGGGACCCTCCTACACCAGCCCTGACCCGCATGGAACAGAGCAAGTTCAAGCGGCACCAGCTCATCCTGCCAGCCTTTGATCACGAATACCGCAGCGGGTCTCAGCACATCTGCAAAAAGTAGGCCTTTCTCTTGAGCTCTGAGCGTACTGGTCCTTTTGGGAATGTGCTTTTGATGAGCTGCACCTTGGGGAGCCATATGACAGGAGTATCCTATGCCGAgttgaaatcaatgggaagtATAGAACAGACAAGGAAAAACGTCTGTAATCATCCTGGATTTTTAAGACAAGCATAGAGAGTGTTGTggatttctgtatttgtttagtGACTACTGAGTACTTCACTAATTAAAAAGCTTCGAGTGGTGTATTCCTTGGGTACAAGTCCAGTTTGAACTGTTTATACTCTGTGGTGCTGTGGTTGTCATCTGTGTTCCTCTGTCAACTCTAATCTGGTGAGCCACTGCCGATAGCAGCTGTTTCCTGGGCTGCCAAATGCCACAATGCCTCGCCAGTTCTGTGTCACTTAAGAGGAAGTAGAAGCAGGGGGCAGTCGGGGCCTTTGTCCTCTGTAGGGCAAGCTGGCCGTTGGTCTGCTGAGAGCAACAACTGCTTAAACACCAAGTTCTCTGTACCCGCTTCCCTTTGGCCTGAAACGCATTCCCTTACTGACCCGCCGCGCTTGGAGACAGCAATGTCTCTGGTGCGTGTGCTGGTGGAGAGCTGCGTGGCTGGGCAGCATCGGTGCTCCTGTAAAACTTAGCAAGCCACTGTTTTTACTGAGAAATGCCTGACACTCTGCCCTTCCCCTCATGATTATGAGGAAAACGAACAAAGAATACTTTTCCTAAAAACTACATGCAGGAAGAGATGGGGGAGGTAATAGGAAGCGTATGTGTGGGTAGCTGTGTGAATCCTTGACGGGTGGGGCACGGGGAGATGCTGAGCGCCTGTCCTCTTCCCTTGCAGAGAGGAGATGTACTACAAGGCCGTGCACAACACTGCCGTCCTCTTCCTGCAGAACAGTGCAGGTTTTTCCAAGTGGGAGCCTACACCAGAACGGCTGCAGGAGCTTGTCGCAGCCTACAAGCATTCAGGCCGGACCCTTAGTTCCTCGAGTTCCTCATcatcgtcctcgtcctcgtcctcatCCTCCTCCACAGCAGACAAGGAGCGGGAGCTGGGCCGAGAGCAAAGCAGCAGCCGGGAGACTAATCCCAACTAATGCGCAGAGGTGAGAGACAGCAGGGCCGTGCCGGCAGCCCCGAGGGAGGCTCGCCGGGGCAGGTGGAGAGACTGCTGGCTTCGTAGCACCGGCCTGGGGGACTCTTGCAAAGCAGCTCCGCAGCACCTGCTTTCCTCTGCAAACTTGCACGCGGCCCCCGCGCAGCGGTGCCGGggagcgcccgccgccggccgggagAGGAGGCCTGGCCGCTGCCCTCGCCGCAGGGCAGAGAAACCAAACGCAGCGTGGCAGGAGGAGCGGGCGGCCCCTTCGCCACCGGAGcgcggagggagggggcagccggAGCCGGGACGCGGGCACGGGTGGgaggacggacggacggacagacagacggatGGAGGGATGGCCAGCGTGACGAGGCGGCGCGTGGCGCCGTGGCTGGAGGGGTCCGGCAGCTGGCCGAAGCCTTGCGTTGGCAGGAGAAGAGCAGGCAGAGCCCGGGGGCTCCTCCGGCTGGACTGGCACCAGCACAGCTCCGTGTCCATAGTGTAAATAGTTCTGTCCGTGGCGACTGCGCTCCTGGCAGGGTTTGTTTCCATAGCATCCGTGTTTCTTTTCCACATGTACGAGTCCCGTGTTGGCCGACGCTGTTTACCGTATCGGAGAGGAGCGGAGAAGAGGAGTTTCTTTGGTGTGTAAAGATGTCTTTGCAGCTGTTTTGTAGTCGTTGTGGTTTTTACGCGGAGCCTCCGGGCTTTATTTAACctccttgggttttgttttgtaagGATTAATTTAACACCGCTAaccattttattacttttatcaAGAAGAGCAAAGTCTATTTTTGATTTCCGTTTCCTAGTTCTTAGGAACATTAAAAACCAGCATACAGCTCTGCCTGGTGTCGCTGCCTTTCCTTCGCTGCCCGGCCAAGGGCCTGTGGTCTCACCTtgagctctcctctgtctcaTTCTGGGTGAATGGTAGAAAATGGTCATTTTGCAGAACTTGTACTTTGAATCTGTCTAGTATATTGCTTGAATTACAGAAAACTACAAAATGATAGACTTAATTAGGATGTTTAATATCTTATCTATAACACTAAGAGTTAAAAGGTACAATGACAAACAAGACAAAGATGCTGGTAATGAAAATAGGGTTAGCTTTTccagaatgtttaaaaaaaggtaGTAATAAAAAAAGTGTCAGCGAGGGAAAGATTGTTACTACCAATTTGACTGATTAGAGAATTTTACTAGGCTTTCCTGCATTCAGTTCCTAACACTTGCCTGAGTAGAGCCATTGTGACATCCAGTCTTGATAAAAGCTGCATTTGTGACATCCAATCTTGATAAAAGCTGCAAGTACTATAGAACCTACCATTTGCCTAGATAAATTGTTCTAGTGATTAATTCACTTTGCTCTTGATGTGCAGACTTTCCCCAGCTGAATTTGTCTTGGTTCAGCTTCCAGCCACTGATCTAATTCTGTCTCTGGCTGTTGGCTTGAAGAATCATCTGCTACCAAGAATCTCTTACATACGTAGGTGCTGTAATGAGGTGAGGGTCGTTCTGGGAGTTCAAATCTCCTGCAATTCTAAGTGTGGCTTTTCTGGGCTTTGGGAATTTCCACATTTAAACTGTGGAGCTCCTCTCTACCTTTGAACAGGTTGACAGGTTTTGCAGAAGTCAGTCCTCCCAGTTTGTGTTTTGCTGTCCGAAGGAGAACAATTCCTATATGAGTTAGCTTTACCTGGAAGCCGTATCGTCTTGTAACCTTGTGAGACTGAATTCTGTCCATATAGGTCTTAGCATAGATCAAATGGATTGCAGAGTTTATTAGTATCACTGATGCTTCCTTAATCTCATTGCTTCTCTGCAGTAACCCAAAACAGGCCAGGCCCAGCCCCACACTTTGGCTACTCACCTGGTCCCAGTATTTTTGCAGCTCTCTAGGGATGCTTTCACAAGAGACCTTGAAATCATTGGCCTCCTTTAATTACATTCTTGGAACAGTCAGTAACTCCAGCAGCAAA
The sequence above is a segment of the Dromaius novaehollandiae isolate bDroNov1 chromosome 16, bDroNov1.hap1, whole genome shotgun sequence genome. Coding sequences within it:
- the PCIF1 gene encoding mRNA (2'-O-methyladenosine-N(6)-)-methyltransferase, which gives rise to MANENHGSPAEEASLMSHSPGTSNQNQPSSPKPMRLVQDLPDELVQAGWEKCWSKRENRPYYFNRFTNQSLWEMPVLGQHDVISDPLGLNAAPMPLEGGMIETSIESKQRKRRFSEEVPASGNSVKKLKVDVPGNPAAQSVPSSPSIPGTSVLKAWCVSPEDKQQAALLRPTEVYWDLDIQTNAVIKQKAPSEVLSPHPEVELLRSQLILKLRQHYRELCQQREGIDPPRESFNRWMLERKVVDKGTDPLLPSDCEPVVSPSMFREIMNDIPIRLSRIKFREEAKRLLFKYAEAAKRLIESRSASPDSRKVVKWNVEDTFSWLRRDHSASKEDYMDRLEHLRKQCGPHVSAAAKDSVEGICSKIYYISLEYVKRIREKHLVILKENNISAEIEAPEVQDRLVYCYPVRLAIPSPPLPSVEMHMENNVACVRYKGEMVKVSRNYFSKLWLLYRYSCIDDSGFEKFLPRVWCLLRRYQMMFGVGLYEGTGLQGALPVHVFEALHKLFGVSFECFASPLNCYFKQYCSAFLDTDGYFGSRGPCLDFFPISGSFEANPPFCEELMDAMVSHFEKLLESSSEPLSFIVFIPEWRDPPTPALTRMEQSKFKRHQLILPAFDHEYRSGSQHICKKEEMYYKAVHNTAVLFLQNSAGFSKWEPTPERLQELVAAYKHSGRTLSSSSSSSSSSSSSSSSSTADKERELGREQSSSRETNPN